CGGGAAGTAAGTTTCCATTTTCATCTTTGTCATTTGTCATAGTTCTAAATTTATATATACCAAATATTTTCTCTTTATATCCTGGTCTTTGTTGTCTAAATAGTATTGGTTTTCCCATTTTATTCCATATAAGTAAACTTACAATTATATAAATAGGTGAAAAAAGAATTATTAAAAATAGTGCTAAGGTTTTATCAAATGGTGATTTAAACATTGTACAACCTTAAATATTGTTCAACTACAACTTTCACATCAAATTCGTTTAAAGCTTTTTCTCTACTTGCTTTTCCAAACTCTTTCCTCATATTTTCATTTTCTACTAATATCTTTATTTTTTTTGCTAATACTTGACTATCTTTAACAGGTACTAAAAACCCATTAACTCCATCGTCAACTACTTCTCTACAACCCACATTATCAGTAGTTACAATTGGTTTTCCCATAGATGCAGCCTCTAGTAAAGTTCTAGGCACTCCTTCTCCATAAAAACTTGGTAATACAAAGATATTACACTTATCTATTTGCTCTTTAATATCGTTTCTATGTCCTAGCCATTTTACATTACCATTTTTTAAAAAATCTTTACTAGCACATGATATATTACCATTATCTGTATCACCTATAAAAATAAACTCAATATCTTCATTTTCTAGAATTTTTGCAGCTTCATAATATTCTTTAATTCCCTTATGCCATATGGCTCTTGCTACCATCAAGACATTTATCTTTTCATTTTTAAGAGGTTCTTGAGATACAAAAGCCTCTGTATCTATACCAGAGCTTTTGATAAGTACAGCTTTTTTAGCCTCTACAAAACCACTATCTACAAAATAGTTCATATCATCACTATTTTGAAAGATACATTTGTTGGCTTTAGAGTTAGCATATTTATAAAGAATATTCATGATAGTTTTGACTACTTTTGACTTAAAAGAACCATCTATATAAAAACTCCCTAATCCTGTCACTGCATTACAAACTAAAGGAATATTTGCTTTTTTACCTGCGATACTGCCATATATATTTGGCTTAGCTGTAAAGTTTTGTAATATATCCAAATCCAATGGCTTGATTACTTCATATATTTTTTTGATAGTTAAAATTTCTGCAAATGGGTTTAAGCCTTTTCTGCTTATCTTATAATTTACTACTTCACAACCCAAACTTTTAAGTGCATCATTCTTATCACCACTAGGACATATAGCATAAACTTTATGACCTTTACTTACTAATTCTTTTATGATTGGTGCTCTAAACAAATATAAGTTTAAGTCTAAATGTGATAAAAATCCTATTGTTTTACTCATTACTATCTCCAATTACATCTATAAACTTTTTCATTATCTTTTTAATATTAAAATCCTCTATTCTTTGAAAGTTTTTTATTTTTATAGCTTCTATATCAACATTTTCATATAAATAAAATTTCATTTTTTCTATCAAAGTATCCACATTACCAACTGGATATACTAAACCATACTTTTCATCTTCAAGTATTTCTTTTGGTCCACTTTTACAATCACTTGAAATCACAGGCAATCCACAAGCCATAGCTTCTACTAATACATTTGGAAAGCCTTCAATCTCTGAGTTTAAAACAAATAAATCAGATTTATTTAGATAATAAAATGGATTTTTGACATTTCCTAAAAAATGAATCTTTTCTTTTATATTTAGATTATTACACTCGCTTATCAACTCATCTTTCAAAATACCATCACCTAAAAATATAAGTTCTAAACTATCATCACTTTTTTGTAACTCATAAAAAGCTTTTATCAAGTCAATATTTCTTTTAAGTGGTATCAATCTACCAACAGAGATAATATATTTTTTGTTTTCTTTAAACTCAAAATTTACATCTTCACAAATATCTTTTTTATTGTTTATATACTTTATATCAACTGGATTATAAATCACTTTTGTATTTATAGTTATGTTCATAAGGGATTTTAAATCTTCATCAACACCCTTAGAGTTTGATATTATCAAATCTGATTTATCAAATAAATTATTTATCAAAAATAGATTTACTTTACCTAATAAGCCTTCATTTTTATATCTTGATGTTGTACTTCTGATATTTATAATACTTTTGTGGCTACTTCCAAAAATCTTAGCCAAAATATTTATGTAATTTGGTCTATATAAGAATGACATCACAGTATTAATACTATTTTCTTTTATATAACTTTTTAACTTCAAAGCTATAAATGGTAACTCTAAAAGTTTTTGCATTCCATTTTTCTTTGAATTTGATAATATGATAGGAGTTATAGACTTCGGCAAATCATAATTAATCCCGTCTTCCATCATCATAAAATGAACTTTTA
The Aliarcobacter faecis genome window above contains:
- a CDS encoding glycosyltransferase family 4 protein, with the protein product MSKTIGFLSHLDLNLYLFRAPIIKELVSKGHKVYAICPSGDKNDALKSLGCEVVNYKISRKGLNPFAEILTIKKIYEVIKPLDLDILQNFTAKPNIYGSIAGKKANIPLVCNAVTGLGSFYIDGSFKSKVVKTIMNILYKYANSKANKCIFQNSDDMNYFVDSGFVEAKKAVLIKSSGIDTEAFVSQEPLKNEKINVLMVARAIWHKGIKEYYEAAKILENEDIEFIFIGDTDNGNISCASKDFLKNGNVKWLGHRNDIKEQIDKCNIFVLPSFYGEGVPRTLLEAASMGKPIVTTDNVGCREVVDDGVNGFLVPVKDSQVLAKKIKILVENENMRKEFGKASREKALNEFDVKVVVEQYLRLYNV
- a CDS encoding glycosyltransferase, encoding MKSKNILILCATMQKGGAERVISLLLKELDNEQNIKVHFMMMEDGINYDLPKSITPIILSNSKKNGMQKLLELPFIALKLKSYIKENSINTVMSFLYRPNYINILAKIFGSSHKSIINIRSTTSRYKNEGLLGKVNLFLINNLFDKSDLIISNSKGVDEDLKSLMNITINTKVIYNPVDIKYINNKKDICEDVNFEFKENKKYIISVGRLIPLKRNIDLIKAFYELQKSDDSLELIFLGDGILKDELISECNNLNIKEKIHFLGNVKNPFYYLNKSDLFVLNSEIEGFPNVLVEAMACGLPVISSDCKSGPKEILEDEKYGLVYPVGNVDTLIEKMKFYLYENVDIEAIKIKNFQRIEDFNIKKIMKKFIDVIGDSNE